A stretch of the Rhizobium sullae genome encodes the following:
- a CDS encoding ABC transporter permease, with protein sequence MMAFQGDPRTIPADPASTRGFSLRQHLICLKGILYREGLRFLNQRERFISSLVRPLLWLFVFAAGFRQVLGVSIIPPYKTYVLYEVYITPGLCGMILLFSGMQSSLSMVYDREMGNMRTLLVSPFPRWFLLVSKLLAGVAVSIMQVYAFLAIAWFWGVKPPPVGYLLVLPALFLSGMMLCSLGMLLSSMIKQLENFAGIMNFVIFPMYFASPALYPLWRIQESSPLLHKICLANPFTYAVELVRFAIYGQIDWGSLAVVIGCTALFLGGAILAYDPSNGLLSRRQDTGGNT encoded by the coding sequence ATGATGGCATTCCAAGGTGATCCACGCACAATTCCTGCTGATCCTGCCTCAACTCGCGGCTTCAGCTTGCGTCAGCATCTCATTTGTCTGAAGGGAATTCTATATCGCGAAGGCCTTCGTTTCCTCAACCAGCGTGAGCGCTTCATCTCCTCGCTGGTTCGCCCGCTGCTTTGGCTTTTCGTGTTCGCCGCAGGATTTCGCCAGGTGCTCGGTGTTTCGATCATCCCACCCTACAAGACCTACGTGCTCTACGAGGTCTACATCACACCTGGCCTGTGCGGCATGATCCTGTTGTTCAGCGGCATGCAGTCATCGCTCTCCATGGTCTATGACCGGGAGATGGGCAACATGCGGACCCTGCTCGTCAGCCCGTTTCCACGCTGGTTCCTGCTGGTCTCCAAGCTGCTTGCAGGGGTTGCGGTATCGATCATGCAGGTCTATGCCTTCCTGGCCATTGCATGGTTCTGGGGTGTCAAACCGCCGCCGGTCGGCTACCTGCTGGTTCTGCCCGCGCTGTTCCTGTCAGGCATGATGCTCTGCTCGCTCGGCATGCTCCTGTCGTCGATGATCAAGCAGCTCGAGAATTTTGCGGGCATCATGAACTTCGTGATCTTCCCGATGTATTTTGCCTCGCCCGCGCTCTATCCGCTCTGGCGTATCCAGGAATCGAGCCCGCTCCTCCACAAGATCTGCCTCGCAAATCCGTTCACCTATGCGGTCGAGCTGGTTCGCTTCGCCATTTATGGACAGATCGATTGGGGATCGCTTGCCGTCGTGATCGGATGTACGGCGCTGTTTCTCGGGGGCGCAATTCTTGCCTATGATCCATCGAATGGCTTGCTCAGCCGCAGGCAGGACACGGGAGGAAATACCTGA
- a CDS encoding ABC transporter ATP-binding protein — protein MQHVNANDGVSLPAALDVSKVSHFYGKQQALSGVSFSIAAGHFTVLLGLNGAGKTTLLSLISHLYNTRQGSIRIFGHDISREPGEALRRLGIVFQARTLDLDLSVYQNLSYHASLHGIGREQAMERIKTLLAQVNMSDRLYDKARSLSGGQMRRIEIVRALLHRPPLLLLDEATVGLDIQSRAEILATIRELVAADGISVFWATHLIDEVEEGDNVVILHKGRVLADGTVDDVVRSAGTDGIRQAFVALTGLAPAEGAP, from the coding sequence ATGCAGCATGTGAATGCGAACGATGGGGTGAGCCTGCCCGCCGCACTTGACGTTTCGAAGGTCAGCCATTTCTATGGAAAGCAGCAGGCTTTGTCCGGCGTTTCCTTCTCGATCGCGGCAGGCCATTTTACAGTCTTGCTTGGCCTTAACGGGGCCGGCAAGACCACGCTGCTTTCGCTGATCAGCCATCTCTACAACACCCGCCAAGGCTCGATCCGCATCTTTGGCCACGATATCAGCCGGGAGCCTGGCGAAGCGCTGCGCCGCCTCGGTATCGTGTTCCAGGCGCGGACGCTCGATCTCGACCTCAGCGTCTACCAGAACCTTTCCTACCACGCCTCGCTGCATGGAATCGGCCGCGAACAGGCTATGGAGCGGATTAAAACACTGCTTGCCCAGGTGAACATGAGCGACAGGCTCTACGACAAGGCGCGTAGCCTTTCCGGCGGGCAGATGCGGCGCATCGAGATTGTACGCGCACTCTTGCACCGGCCGCCATTGCTGCTGCTCGACGAGGCAACCGTTGGGCTCGACATACAGTCGCGCGCAGAGATCCTTGCGACCATCCGTGAGCTTGTGGCTGCCGATGGTATCAGCGTGTTCTGGGCGACTCATTTGATCGATGAGGTTGAAGAGGGCGACAATGTCGTCATCCTCCACAAGGGGAGGGTACTGGCGGACGGTACCGTGGACGACGTCGTCCGATCGGCTGGTACAGACGGCATTCGCCAGGCATTTGTCGCCTTAACCGGGCTCGCTCCGGCGGAAGGAGCACCATGA
- a CDS encoding YVTN family beta-propeller repeat protein translates to MHRRLTFLTLGFVVAAGLQAPACAYMVYVSNEKDNTVSVVDSQTKEVLRTIDVGQRPRGITISRDGKFIYLCASDDDTIEIIDTTTYEIVGSLPSGPDPELFVLSPDGKTLYVANEDDNLVTVIDLESKEVRAEVPVGVEPEGMGISPDGKSMVNTSETTNMAHFIDTETNEITHNVLVDSRPRFAEFKPDNSEVWVSAEIGGTVSVIDNTSREVKHKITFEIPGLRSEAIQPVGVRITADGKKAYVALGPANRVAVVDAQTYEVEKYVLVGQRVWQLAFTPDQKAIISTNGVSNDITFIDVATDEPVQSVTVGSLPWGVVVSPN, encoded by the coding sequence ATGCACCGAAGACTGACTTTTCTGACCTTGGGATTTGTCGTGGCGGCCGGCCTGCAGGCACCTGCTTGTGCCTACATGGTGTATGTCTCCAACGAGAAGGACAACACGGTGAGCGTGGTGGACTCGCAGACGAAGGAAGTGCTGCGCACGATTGATGTCGGCCAGCGGCCGCGCGGCATCACCATTTCACGCGATGGCAAGTTCATCTACCTCTGCGCAAGCGACGACGACACGATCGAGATCATCGATACGACGACTTACGAGATCGTCGGATCGCTGCCGTCCGGGCCTGATCCGGAGTTGTTCGTCCTGTCGCCTGATGGAAAGACGCTCTATGTCGCCAACGAGGACGACAATCTCGTCACGGTCATCGATCTTGAAAGCAAAGAGGTGCGGGCCGAAGTGCCGGTCGGCGTCGAACCCGAGGGCATGGGCATCAGCCCGGACGGAAAGTCCATGGTCAACACCTCCGAAACGACCAACATGGCGCACTTCATCGATACGGAAACCAACGAGATCACCCACAATGTTCTCGTCGATTCCAGGCCACGGTTCGCCGAGTTCAAGCCGGACAATTCGGAGGTCTGGGTCAGCGCCGAAATCGGCGGTACCGTCTCCGTCATCGACAACACCAGCCGGGAAGTGAAGCACAAGATCACCTTCGAGATACCCGGCCTGCGATCGGAAGCGATTCAGCCGGTGGGCGTGCGCATCACCGCCGATGGCAAGAAGGCCTATGTCGCGCTCGGTCCTGCCAATCGTGTCGCAGTGGTCGATGCGCAGACCTACGAGGTCGAAAAATATGTGCTGGTCGGGCAGCGGGTCTGGCAACTTGCCTTCACCCCCGACCAAAAGGCGATCATCAGCACAAACGGGGTGTCCAACGACATCACGTTCATCGATGTCGCGACCGATGAGCCGGTTCAATCCGTGACTGTCGGGTCGCTGCCCTGGGGTGTCGTCGTGTCCCCGAACTGA
- a CDS encoding ABC transporter substrate-binding protein — protein MPNVLILFVVAFLAPFGPSSAVADEPASAPVNKPAKSQQQVSQIRLGYLRAYAPRLALSVLDVPPRDEGVAGAKVAIGDNNTTGSFLGQTFSLDVAEVRPDADIVPGFNEMISKGVLYVLADLSAGQLLSIADLARERGVLIFNVGATDDSLREEECRVNVFHTAPTRTMLADGLAQYLIWKQWRRWVLVFGSHAPDKLFADALRRAAMRFGGEIVAEKEFIDTGTARRTDTGVVQIQRQMPVFTQDFPDYDVLLVADESEVFGTYVPFRTWIPRPVAGTAGLMPSAWHPASEQWGGTQIQNRFAKTNGRRMLSKDMAAWTAARIVGEAATRTQGTDPGKISAFIRADDFSIAAFKGQKLTFRNWNWQLRQPIFLGDGRSVVSTSPQEGFLHQVSELDTLGVDQPETRCTLK, from the coding sequence GCTCCGGTCAACAAGCCGGCCAAATCCCAGCAGCAGGTTTCGCAGATCCGGCTGGGCTATCTTCGCGCCTATGCACCCCGGCTGGCGCTTTCCGTCTTGGATGTACCGCCGCGCGACGAAGGCGTTGCGGGCGCGAAGGTGGCGATCGGCGACAACAACACCACCGGGTCCTTTCTTGGACAAACGTTTTCGCTCGACGTGGCCGAGGTCAGGCCCGATGCTGACATCGTTCCGGGTTTTAACGAGATGATATCGAAAGGTGTTCTCTATGTTCTCGCGGACCTGTCAGCCGGCCAGCTTCTGTCGATCGCCGATCTGGCTCGCGAACGGGGCGTTTTGATCTTCAATGTCGGCGCCACCGACGACAGTCTGCGTGAGGAGGAGTGCCGGGTGAACGTGTTTCACACTGCGCCTACCCGCACCATGCTCGCCGACGGGCTGGCGCAGTATCTGATTTGGAAACAGTGGCGTCGATGGGTGCTGGTTTTCGGCTCCCATGCGCCGGACAAGCTTTTTGCCGACGCGCTGCGGCGCGCCGCCATGCGCTTCGGCGGCGAGATCGTCGCGGAAAAGGAGTTTATCGACACCGGCACGGCGCGGCGGACGGATACCGGCGTGGTCCAGATTCAGCGGCAAATGCCGGTCTTCACGCAGGATTTTCCCGACTACGACGTGTTGCTCGTGGCCGACGAAAGCGAGGTCTTCGGCACCTACGTACCATTCCGCACATGGATCCCGCGCCCTGTTGCCGGAACGGCCGGCCTCATGCCATCCGCCTGGCATCCGGCAAGCGAGCAATGGGGCGGCACCCAGATCCAGAACCGCTTCGCCAAGACGAATGGCAGGCGCATGCTGTCGAAGGACATGGCCGCGTGGACTGCGGCAAGAATTGTCGGCGAGGCGGCGACGCGCACGCAAGGTACTGACCCCGGGAAGATTTCCGCCTTCATCCGCGCCGATGATTTTTCGATTGCGGCTTTTAAGGGACAGAAGCTGACCTTCCGGAACTGGAACTGGCAATTGCGCCAGCCGATCTTCCTCGGAGACGGGCGTTCCGTGGTGTCGACGTCACCGCAAGAGGGGTTTCTGCACCAGGTTTCCGAACTCGACACGCTCGGTGTCGATCAGCCGGAAACCCGATGTACGCTGAAATAG